The following proteins are co-located in the Prionailurus viverrinus isolate Anna chromosome A1, UM_Priviv_1.0, whole genome shotgun sequence genome:
- the LOC125170089 gene encoding olfactory receptor 2M3-like — MAWENQTFNFDFILLGIFNHSSTHIFLFSLVLGIFTFAIMGNTVMILLIYLDNQLHTPMYFLLSQLSLMDLMLICTTVPKMAFNYLSGRKCISLAGCGTQIFLYVSLLGAECFLLAVMAYDRYVAICHPLRYSILMNQKICHLMVLSSWIVGSLDGIIVVAVALSFPYCGAREIPHFFCDVPALLTLSCTNTLLFERLMFICCVIMLLFPVTVIIASYIQVIVAVIQMGSGEGRQRAFATCSSHLMVVGMYYGAAMFIYMRPVSDRSPTQDKMVSAFYTILTPMLNPLIYSLRNKEVARGLMKVLGRGSLHSKLPN; from the coding sequence ATGGCATGGGAGAATCAGACTTTCAACTTTGACTTTATCCTCCTGGGAATCTTCAATCACAGTTCCACCCacatcttcctcttctctctggtcTTGGGAATCTTCACATTTGCCATCATGGGAAACACTGTCATGATTCTCCTCATCTACCTGGACAACCagctccacacccccatgtacttcctCCTCAGCCAACTCTCCCTCATGGACCTCATGCTCATCTGCACCACTGTACCCAAGATGGCCTTCAACTACTTGTCTGGCAGGAAGTGCATCTCTCTAGCTGGGTGTGGAACccagatatttttatatgtgtctcTGCTTGGAGCAGAATGTTTCCTGTTGGCTGTAATGGCCTATGACCGTTATGTTGCCATTTGCCACCCATTAAGATACTCAATTCTCATGAACCAGAAAATCTGTCATCTTATGGTCCTTTCTTCCTGGATTGTTGGCTCTCTTGATGGTATAATTGTTGTTGCAGTCGCACTATCCTTCCCATATTGTGGTGCCCGGGAAATACCTCACTTTTTCTGTGATGTCCCTGCCCTTCTCACTCTCTCATGCACTAATACATTGCTATTTGAAaggttaatgtttatttgctgtGTAATTATGCTTCTTTTCCCTGTAACAGTAATTATTGCTTCCTACATTCAGGTCATTGTAGCTGTCATTCAAATGGGGTCTGGGGAAGGCCGCCAAAGAGCTTTTGCTACCTGTTCCTCTCACCTCATGGTGGTAGGAATGTATTATGGAGCAGCCATGTTCATATACATGAGGCCTGTTTCTGACCGTTCCCCCACCCAGGACAAGATGGTGTCAGCCTTTTATACTATCCTTACTCCTATGCTGAATCCCCTCATCTATAGCCTCCGCAACAAGGAAGTGGCCAGAGGATTAATGAAGGTGTTAGGGAGGGGAAGTCTACATAGCAAATTGCCTAATTAA